CCTCTCTTATGGATCAAACAGATTACACTTCATTACCCACGCCCAGTGTGCGAACCCGAGCTTACTCCAATCCAGTGGCCCCCTTAGGTCAGGACACACTAGGTGTACCCTCCTCGCGCATGCGCGCGCGACCGCCTTTGCATATTCCGCACGATTCGGGCTCGCGAGCATCATCAGCCTCGGCTTCTCCATTAACTTCCTCAAGATCTCCCTCCCATGTTCACCAGCTTCCTTCCTTCTCGCTTCTTGGTGCACTAGAATTCCGGACCGTGGTCAACTCGCTTCATGGGTCGTCGACTGCAGGGACGTTAAGCATGTTTGATGCTCCTGTAAGCCCATATGCAGCAGGTCACTATCGACGATTGTCCATCGTCAGCAGCGGATCATCTGCGTCAAGCGTGCGGCGGGGTGCCACTACTGCTCCTCCGACAATGGAGGGCACTGACCCCGAAGAGCGACATGACCCGTGGGACGCTGCATTTAGCCTGCAGCTCAGTGAGCGTGGGGGCGGGAACGGGAATGCAAACAATGGTGCTATGATTGCACCAGCTGCTGAGGTCCACCGTGCGAAATCACCTGTGCCATCTATCCATGTCTTCTCTCCCAGCAGCCCAGGCAACGGAACCGGGCCGGCAGCACCTCGCAAATTGTTTGTACCTGACGATGCACCCACCCAGCCGCAGTGGAAGCTCGTTCTGCGTCAAGTGATACACACACTCTTCCCCTCACTTGTAGATCTCTCTTCACGTCCCTGGCTGTGGAAGCTTGTCGCAGTTTGCTCTGCACCGGCGATATTTGCCCTCACGCTGACGCTACCAGTTGTTGTCAATGAGCCCGAGTCTAACTTGGGCGATGGAGCTGAAAGACCGGTAACGCCCTTGCTTATCGACTACGACGGATCTGACGCAGAGGACGAGATGATACAAGCCCGCATGGAAGTCGAGGAACACATCCATGACGTACACTTTAATAAATGGTTGACCGCCACCCAATGTGCGCTCAGTCCGGTGTTTTGTGTATCGGTTCTTTTTTGTAAGTGCACCCACCCGATCGCGCTCGCGTGTATACCATGACGTTGTTGCCCATTCGCTGTCAAATCGTTGACTCATTTGATTCATTGTTATCCAGCCGGCCAGAAGCACGTGGCATGGTATATACTGGCCGCCTCGCTTTGTGGTGTCTCGGTTGCGACCCTCACTGCCGTATTTTCCAATGACGGCAAGAACCCTGCGGCCCGACTCGCGCGTTGTTTTATTGGCTTCGGTGTTGCCATGGTCTGGATTATGGCCATTGCCGATGAGGTCGTACAGGTTCTTCAGGCGAGTATTTCCCTTGGCGCTAGTACTCCCTATTTTGGCGTGCTTATTCCGTTTATGACTTCCCGCGCGGTTGCTTGCATCTAGACGTTTGGCCATATCTTTGGACTCTCAGATGCAATCATAGGCTTGACTATCTTCGCCATTGGGAACTCGCTAGCCgattttgttgccaactttacgGTGGCAGCATTTGCGCCGGTGATGGGTGTGTCCGCTTGTTTCGGAGGACCCATGTTGAACATGCTGCTCGGTATCGGTCTCTCGGGTTCCTATGTTATTTCCCAAACTGGTGAGACCTACAAGGTCGACCTCTCACCCACGCTATTGGTTAGCACTATTGGTCTCCTCTGCTTATTAATCTACACTCTTGCGATCGTGCCACTCAATGACTTTAACCTCACCCCTCGCTGGGGCCTGATGCTTATTGTGGGCTATGTCATTGTGATGTGCGTTAACGTATTCGTAGAGGTTAAAAAGGCTTAAACTATTACGATTTGCATACACAAACACGGATGAAGGATGTACAACCCAGTTCTTCCCAATATACCCCGGGACACAACGATACTTATGTTATGTACACTTAATAATCAAAACGAAACAGAAATGACAAAAGAAAAGCTCGAAGTAAAAACAGTCCCTCACGAAACATATCAACCAGCATATGAATGATTTTCATAGAAGTGATTCATCCACTTCTCCCTCTGCATCTTCGTCAGGTTCCCCCTCGGCGTCTTCGTCGCCCAGAGCATCATCATCATAAAACTCGCCCATCAGGGCCGGGCCTTCTGAAGCGATATCCGTGAGCTCTTCCTTGACACTCGTAAGTGGCGAGCCGTCATCGCTCGTAAACGGGCAAGTTGGATTCCCTAATTGACCCGTTGGTAGGGGCGCGGATAGGGCTGAAGGTGGGGCCTGGGGTGGAGGAGCCGAGACCACTACAAGAGGATTGTTCCCGTTCAGGACAGCAGGAGGCACATCATCGTATACCATCCCTGAGCCCAAGCTAACGGACCGCTCTCGTTCAGCCCGCTGAACATAGGAAGGGCCGTTCGCGAGCGGGGATCTGCCATTCCTCAAGCCGTTCCTACCAGGACTGGTGGGAGCGGGGGTACTCTCCGGACTTGATTCAATCCGACGCCGTTTGCGAACGGGCGAGGACCGACGCGAGTTCTTCTTGTTCCTCGATGACACTATTGCTGGCAAGTCCTCATCGCTCATGAGTTGCTCCCGGTCCTCTTTATCTTGCCTAAGTGAGCGGGCCCGGGTCTCTCGACGTGGAGGTGTCGTAGGTCTAATCGGCGTCGTCTGTTCGCCCTTGAGAAGTTGCATAGAGCGTGTGCGCGTGCGAAGGGTCAATGGTGCGCCATCTGGAGAGCCTCGCCGACCGATTCCAAGGTTGCTGCCCAATGATGCTTTACGGGTAAGCATACCCGAACCCAGTAAGCCTGATCGTAAATTTCGCCGCTCGGGAGTATCGTTCCGCCCGGGTGTCTGAGTTGACTGGCGAGACCCCGACCGTCGCGTCATCGAATGCGGAGCGGCGTCCTCATCTTCGTCAACTTCGTCATCCGATGGATGAGATGTCGGCACCCGGGATCGAGTTTTGCGCGGAATCAAAGTATTCACAATCAAGACCGGCGGGGgagcagcaggagcagcAGGAGCGAGAGGCTGTACAGGCCCGCCTAAATCTTCACTCGCATCCGAAACGGGTTCGTCATCACTCTCGGACCGCTCCGCAGCATCTGGCTCTTGTTCGTTCGCGTTCTCGTTCCTGCTGCTGGTCCGCAGTCGTTGGATACGGCTCAGCCGGTAAGGCACCCACTTGAGCCGGTCGGGTTTGAGCCGCAAGTGACCTTTGCGTTCCCAATTTTGGACATACGACTCGACTTCGGCCGGGTTCCACCGAATCGTGTATTTGCGGGGCAGGACCACGGGGGCACTAGGCTCATGTCCATGTCCATCATCCTTTTTCTCGACCGGTTTCCGCGGAGGCCTGCCGGGACCTCGTTTGCGCGGAAGTGCGTTAGCCACCGAGTTGGTTGAGATGCCCGGTCCGGTAATCAGCTTGTTCTCGCGGAGGGTCTCGAACACGTCTTCGGCCGTAATACATGTCGCCGCGCTGATGTCTAGGTGTGCGTGTGTGGGcaaaaaaaagagagaaaaaagcgtGAGCGTTTAGCCCATGTTCAAGCTCAGGGGGAGGAAAAGAGGTGGGGTGCCACACGCCGTGGGATGCGGCAATTATGCCTAATTCAGGCGAACCTGTGTATGCATCTTTCCCCACATTTCGTTTCCGCTCCGGCCCCCCTTCCCCCCTTTCCCTATGGTCGAGCCCAAAAGAAAAGAGAACTTACCTCGAATACGTATGCGGCCTTGCGCCTTGTGAAGGAAAAGCATGATCGTGAGTTTCCAGTAGTTCTTGTAACTCAGCGCGCCGAGGGCCGAGAGCGGCCTTTCGGGTGTACCTGTGCGACCCTCTTTCTTCGAAAGCAAGTAACCTAAGAAATAGAACAAAAGAGCCAGGTTAGTTCACATTGGTCCGTAATTCCGTAGAAAGTGAGAGCGAGCGAGAAAGAGTAATAGACGGTGGCCGCGTTTGATCGAGACCCCACGAGGCAACGAACGATGGAAAGACATTGATCGAAAGACACTGAATGCTTAGAAATAAGCACGATCCAGATCCAACCTTTGACCGAGATCACTAGCGGAACAAGGACGCGGCGGCTCCGTCTATCCTGAACGAGCGATCTGGGAGCCACATCCTCCCTACAGCTCAACAAGAAAAAATAGCCGGTACCCAAACCAAGTATGTTCGGCCACACTTGGGGAAAACGCATGGAACCCGCCAGCGAAACGAGTGGTCCATCCTTTGTGTGGCCCCAGCACCCTCGAAATCTAGGGGCTGGGAATCCCactttctctctctccctATCTTTTCCCCCCTCTGATCGTGTGAGCAATACATCTCCCGTCCATCATCACGCGGACGAAACACGAGTCGAGTAAACGGCACAAGTCGGAGTAGGACTCTGGATGGGATCAAGGCGGGAAAATCGAGTGCCATCGCGGCCGAGCGCCCATATACTGTAATCACATGCGGTCGTGTTCTCCCCCGTCCCATCCATGCTATGCCATGCATATAACCGATTGGGGATCAAAGAACTGAGCCCGGGTAATCTTCCAAGACTCGAGTCTGGGCGAAAACTACGTAAACCAAAACCAAAAAGAAAACCCAACCGCGCAAACGGGTCACACCAACGCAAACGTCGGCAGGGACCAAGGTTAAACGCAAGACCGTAAATGGGTTAAATCAAGACCGTATGAACGGATAAATCAAGGCCAGTTTGTGGGGGCCGTAAGAAAAAAATCAATCAAGCAAGACCAGATGAACGGTTCCGTTGGAAAAAAAAGACGTCATCAAAGACACATATACACACGAAAAAATGTGGCACGTTTTCGGGTTTCGCTTAATGATTAGAGGGATAGGAGAGATGACCCTCCTTCCTTCGAGAAGCGAATGTGCAAGGGACGTTGAGCAAGGGACGAGACGACTCGCCCGAGCATCGCCGAAATCTAGTCTGCTAGGGAACCGGTCCAGGGACCCGAATCCACGCCCAGAAATATACGACCGAAACAATAAACGCaatatggaaggaagcaAGAAATAGAGACAGGCCAGAAGGCCAAAAGGAACCCGATTGCGGATAATGAAGGAGCGAAATCGGCAGAGCCAAAAAGACGCAAAAGGTCACCAAACTCACTAAAATCGATCAAGAGGTTCCCCCAACCCTGTCTCTGCCTAACCGGTAGCGTCATGATGCAGCTAACGTTGTAATCCTTTGGGCTTGATTTTTCCTTGGAAAAGTACCCGACAAAGCGCGCGCCGCCGTCGTCGTCGACAAGAGTCATGACGTAGAACAGAAAAGGCTCAACGTCGTAGAAGAGTGACTTGTGGTCCAGGAACATTTTGGAGAGCAGGCAAAGGTTTTGGCAGTAGATCTATGCGTATCGTCATTTTTGTGTTTGGGCGATCAAGTGGTGTGGGGATGGAGGTGAGGAAGAGATGAAAGCGATCATCGAGCGATTATATATCCCCCGTCGAATTGAATATCCGACAGCGAGTATGAAATGATATGAAAACCAAACCAGGATGAGAGTTTAAATATCGTAAAGGCCAGAGCAATTGAGATCATTTCATAATTTCATCCGGGAAAGATCAAGTCAGTGGGTGATGTGATCGACAATAGGTTGGCGATAAGAGCGCATAGGGGGATGGGAGAGAGGAAGAGAGAACTAACCTTGTTCTTTCTTCCATCAACTTCAAAGACAGAGATTGGGCCGTCGCGGTATATCTCATCTCCAGGAGGACACCGCATCTTGCATTTCATCTAGCCACAGCGTcaacttgttgttgttgttgcatCATGCAGGCTGGGAGACTTGCCTTGTGTCGGCCGGCCTGGAACCCACTCTTCATATACTTGAGACAAAACTCGCACATCCATAGTCGCCCCTCTGGGATATTGGAAAACTCTTCGGGAAAGGGGGCGTCGTACCATGTGTCAATGTCGAATTGACCGAAGCGAATGGTTTTAATGCGTAGACCATTGGAAGTGTTGAGGATATTGACGGGTGGGATGCCGCCCGGGGTGGAGATGGTGGGGGTGGTAGGAGGGGGGGACGCTCGGGATCTAAGTGCGCGTAtaggagggggaggagcGAAGCCGGGGAGTTGGTAGGTGGACGAAGAAGGGGTGGCAAAGTAGGAAGATGAACCTGCTGCTGAGAGTTTCTGAATGCGTATCTGTAAAGCGTGTTAGTAGAGTAAGCAAATACATGAAGTGAGAGATGTACCTCTGCATCAGCTCGACTCTTTTCAAAGCGCTCCTTGTCTGCGGGCCCACGGCTGTTTTAGTCGTATCGGCGTCTGCAGCGGAAAGAATGCCGCCAAAGGGATCGTTGGCGGGCTCAGAGTCAAGCTCGGTGATGCCCTTGTTGGGACCTTCGTTGTCGGACTTGGAGGTGAGGCGGATGCGGACCTTGATGGGGCGGGTTGGTGAAGACTGG
The nucleotide sequence above comes from Rhizoctonia solani chromosome 3, complete sequence. Encoded proteins:
- a CDS encoding Sodium/calcium exchanger protein, with the translated sequence MVILPVFALIAQAFLWANSRYADVKSAHSLATVSAVSNVTILEGSCEPLHLPPVEQCTHVRAECDPSETFLSISYLENYFCTPPSVRPLAFGGLVLWLFFLFSFIGICASDFFCPNLATIASTLGLNENVAGVTFLAFGNGSPDLFSTFSAMRAGSGSLAIGELLGAASFIVSVVAGSMPLVRPFRVNPGSFMRDVGFFTLSVACILVILIDGEIHAWEALAMVGLYLVYVCVVVGGSWVENRRRRLADREALIRGEYIDTPTDSAEQTPFEPYRDEDYTSLPTPSVRTRAYSNPVAPLGQDTLGVPSSRMRARPPLHIPHDSGSRASSASASPLTSSRSPSHVHQLPSFSLLGALEFRTVVNSLHGSSTAGTLSMFDAPVSPYAAGHYRRLSIVSSGSSASSVRRGATTAPPTMEGTDPEERHDPWDAAFSLQLSERGGGNGNANNGAMIAPAAEVHRAKSPVPSIHVFSPSSPGNGTGPAAPRKLFVPDDAPTQPQWKLVLRQVIHTLFPSLVDLSSRPWLWKLVAVCSAPAIFALTLTLPVVVNEPESNLGDGAERPVTPLLIDYDGSDAEDEMIQARMEVEEHIHDVHFNKWLTATQSGQKHVAWYILAASLCGVSVATLTAVFSNDGKNPAARLARCFIGFGVAMVWIMAIADEVVQTFGHIFGLSDAIIGLTIFAIGNSLADFVANFTVAAFAPVMGVSACFGGPMLNMLLGIGLSGSYVISQTGETYKVDLSPTLLVSTIGLLCLLIYTLAIVPLNDFNLTPRWGLMLIVGYVIVMCVNVFVEVKKA
- a CDS encoding histone acetyltransferase SAS3 produces the protein MFLDHKSLFYDVEPFLFYVMTLVDDDGGARFVGYFSKEKSSPKDYNVSCIMTLPVRQRQGWGNLLIDFSYLLSKKEGRTGTPERPLSALGALSYKNYWKLTIMLFLHKAQGRIRIRDISAATCITAEDVFETLRENKLITGPGISTNSVANALPRKRGPGRPPRKPVEKKDDGHGHEPSAPVVLPRKYTIRWNPAEVESYVQNWERKGHLRLKPDRLKWVPYRLSRIQRLRTSSRNENANEQEPDAAERSESDDEPVSDASEDLGGPVQPLAPAAPAAPPPVLIVNTLIPRKTRSRVPTSHPSDDEVDEDEDAAPHSMTRRSGSRQSTQTPGRNDTPERRNLRSGLLGSGMLTRKASLGSNLGIGRRGSPDGAPLTLRTRTRSMQLLKGEQTTPIRPTTPPRRETRARSLRQDKEDREQLMSDEDLPAIVSSRNKKNSRRSSPVRKRRRIESSPESTPAPTSPGRNGLRNGRSPLANGPSYVQRAERERSVSLGSGMVYDDVPPAVLNGNNPLVVVSAPPPQAPPSALSAPLPTGQLGNPTCPFTSDDGSPLTSVKEELTDIASEGPALMGEFYDDDALGDEDAEGEPDEDAEGEVDESLL